ACACCTGGATCGTGTGCCGGCTCACCGCGTCCAGCAGGTTGTACGCCTTCCGGCTCTCCGGTGTCCACTTCCCCGGCCCCATCCTACAATTCACATAGCAAAACTGATCAGTCaactgtatgtatgtatatatgtatgtatatatatactagtaaagtATCCGTGTAATGCGTGTTCGGTAAATGCTGTAGTGATATACCCGACGGGGAAGAAGGAGTAGCCGTCGAGGTGGTAGGACTGGATGCTCTTCTCGGGGTTCTCGAACACGATCTCGATGAAGGTGCGGAACTCGGCGGTGATGATGTTGGGGGCGATGGTGACGGCGGCGTCAGCGGCGGGGGGCACGTCGCTGATGAGGTTGTACTTGAACACGCCGTCGGAGACGTTGAAGTACTCGGCGAGCTTCACGGGGGTGTCGGTGTTGACGTGGGAGACGCCGTTGAGGGCGAAACGGAGCTTGCCGTCAACGCGTGCGCGGGAGTTGGCGAGCTTGATGGTGCGGGTGATGTTGATGCTGCCGTAGTGGTAGGAGCCCTGGGGGTTGGGGCGGGCGGCGCTGGCGGTGAGGTTCCAGCGGAAGGAGCGCCACTGGTTGAGGGACCAGGCCCAGCCGGAGGGTGCCTCGGGGAGGACAGCGGACGGCGGGGCGGTGGAACCAACATAACGGAGCACCGCGGTCGCAGTCTGCACCTGTTTCACGAACCGGGTCGATGCAACGACGTAGTAGTCGCCAACGGCCTGGTCGGCGGTCACGAGCACCGAGTAGCACTGGCCGACGTGGACGTCGAGCGAGTCGTACGTGTTCTGCACGGTGTGCGATCCGTCCATCTCAACGAGCTTCAGGGTGTGgccctggaaaaaaaaaaaaaaaacaaacgaaCATTCAAACACCGTTCTTTGACAACTTAAGTAGTTCTGCTGAAAAGTTGCCGGTCATTACGACCTGAACGCGGAAGTTGAGGGAGGTCTTGAGGCCGACGTTGCAGACGCGGAAGCGGTAGATCTTTCCGGCCTCGACGGTGAAGAGCGGGGGATCGTCCTTGCCGGCGGCGTCCTTGCCGGATTTGCCGTTGATAAGGATGCCGGCGGGGCGGCCGATGCTGCGGCCGGCTTCGAGGAGGCGGGCGAGGACGGCGTGGTCCTTGGTGTACCAGTCGCCGATGAGGGCGGTGAACTCGTCGGCGGGGGGGTCGAAGGGGACGGGGATGAGGAGTCGGCTGTGGACGCGGAGGCTGCCGAATCCGCCTGCCGCCTTGTGCATGCCGAGGGACGGGAAGTAGAAGAAGCTGCCGATCTGGTCCTTGGGCTGCCAGTGGTACGTGAAGTTCTGCCCCGGCAAAATCGGGCAGTTCGTCCCCTGCATCCCGTCCTGCCACGAGTTCTTCCTATGCTGGATCCCATTCCTACGTGCGCGCGCACACGCATATgcacatataaattaaataaaatatgttaccgtctgatgataataattaagatgtcacATTATCATTCCGTCCTAACCATGAGAGGAGGAAGGGCTCGTCGAGATAGTTATAGACGTTGATGACGATGTTGTTGTTGCTGGTGCAGTTGATCTCGGGCCCGGGGAACTGCCCGTTGATGAGGACGGCCCGCTGGGGGACGCCGAGCGGCGCGATCGTCCCGTACGTCACTTCCCACGTAAAATAAAGGTACGGGTCCTCCGCGCTCACCAGCGCCAGCACCGCCACCACCGAcagcaccaccgccgccgcgcgcGACATCCTCAGCCTagatttttctcttaatttctCTTTCGCTGCTGCGTGGAAAGAAGACGAAGCAGTCGAAAATACGCGCAAATTTCgaatttcttttttggttttatggGGAGCCCATGGAAGAACCCGGCTAGCTTTGTGGATGTGtgtggaaagaaaaaagagagagagagagagagagaaagagagagaagctaaCCGGGGATCTTCGGTCTATGGTGGCGAGGGTGTAGGGGGTTTTTATAAGGTGGGATTGTAGGAAGGGTTGACCCAGGGGGGGTCGGTCAACGCACCCCTTCTCCATCACACGTTGCTCCTCGGATTGCGTTCCTCCCTGCATGGATTTGTGTGCATGTGTTTGGCTCCTGTTCAGTGGGTGGTTAGCGTTTTTGACCTTTTCTTCTGGTTTTTGAATGTGGGCCGTGTCGGGACGATCCGCGTTTCCTTGTTTTAACTAAGGTTCGATTCGGGCACGGTCCGAATTCTCCGGTTCaaaggcccggcccggcccggcccgaatCGCGAGCGACTCGgcccatttttatatttttttttatttatttttggagtttttgaattttactattttacttcttttctttttttttttttgtaatattggTTGGTTTTTGTGAATGTGTGTTTGGGATCCTATTTTGTTGGTGGTTTGGGTTTGAATTTTTCCTTGAGGATGGTGTTTTGGGACCCTATTAGCAAGTAGTGTTGGTATTGAGCTCAACCATAGCTCAAAATAGTTGAAGcggaaacatatatataaaaaaatcagtACGATTTGTGCGATGCGATACcacttatatataaaaaaagagagaatacgTACTTTCTCACGTATTCTGCTTACAATCCGAAACAAATCAGTTGTTATCATTTCGATAGTAGTTACTGGCACTTCAAACATGATTATATGCATTTCCTGTTTAGTTATAACCTTCGCTTCTGCTTCAAGCTTCTCCAGATCTCATAGAATTTTTAGAAGACAGTTCCCTGAACAAAATTTAGAACCATATACAATTATCTGTGCTTAATAGTGTTAAGACATGTACAAAGGAATCAAAGTGCCAAAATAAATGCAAATGAATTTTGTTATCTGAGTTAAATTACACCATTAGTTCTAGTATAAATTTACTTGTTTGAAATAGTAAAGAGATGCAGATAAAGAACTAAATATGGCAGATTGTGAACTTGGCCATGAAAGCGCGCACTTCGTGTGCACAAAGATCCAGCCATTGTGCATAAATCTTTCATTTTGGTGCAAATTGAGAAACTCTATATATTAAGAAAGATCAAACCAAGGCTTTGTCTCTTcatcaaagaaacaaaaaaaagaaacaaaaaaaaaatgaagaacatCACTTTTAGTGTCACATACACAACATCACTTGCTTTGTTTGAAACTGTGCACCAACAATTACCAatcaaaaccaacaaaaaggagaaaaagagagagaaaaaagaatgaaagaattaTGTCTACTTCGGTTCGACATTCACTTCGTAGGAGTATCCGCCACTGTATGCAAAAGCGCTGCTTCCCTCGTCTCTTATCGGTACCTGCTCCTCATAAGGATGGCGAGGAGCACCTCTTGCATTGCCAAACTCCGTCGCAGATGATTGTGCCGAATTTGACGTAGTACTTACTCCCTCATTCTGCATTATAATTTCGATTTCTTTTACCACCTCGTTCATCGTGGGCCGGTTTGAGGCCGATTCTTCGACACATTCCATTGCCAACTGCACGAACCGCCTGAAGCCTACGAGCTTGACCGAGATTTTAATCAAGGGGTCTATGATGTCTTGTAATCCGTAGTACTCTTGGTCGTATTGATCGATCGCCATTCTCACTTCACGAACAATGTACTTGCCCTTCTCTATAGGTAGCCTTGAAGATATTAGTTCAAGCATGACCACGCCGAAGCTATATACATCGCTCTTTTCCGAGAGTTGTTTGGTCATGTAGTACTCAGGATCCAAATAGCcctacaaaacaaaaaataatcaagaaaatgaaaagcttCGTTTTAAGATTATCCTGATCACAAATTGCGATATTTAGGGCGGTTTCCCGCGTTCTAGACTCCTTTCGACTTATTTGGGTTGCATCTGCACGTCAATAGGATGTTTAGAAGTGTGAGGAGAAGTCGAAGTATATGCTTACCAATGTTCCTTTGACTTGAGTAGAAACATGCCCCTTTTGGCTGTCCAAGACTAGCTTCGAAAGCCCAAAATCGGCAACCTTTGCGTTTAAGTTCTCATCCAATAAGATATTAGTCGACTTGATATCTCTATGGATGATCGGCGGGTCGGCAAGCTCGTGAAGATATGCTAGTCCCCTAGCAGCGCCTAAGGCGATTTTTAGTCTCTTCATCCAGTCCAAGTGCATTCCGCCTTTCCCTGCGATTTAATTCACCAACAAAGGAAAGATTTAATTGTTGATTAAAGAGAAATAAGGCATAATTAGAAGcaaagatttaagtgccgtggcacataTCCGTGCCAAGAACTGGTTGGCATGGTAAGACGCGCACGCTCTACTGTGAGGACACTATCATGCTATCGACATATGACCTCATACCGACACAGTTTGGAACAGGGGTTTCTAACAATAATTTATTCCGATTGTTTTGAAACGTGTTTTGTGCTCTTTCGGTAATATCACTTGCTACCTTTAAAGAAATTTCTGAAAAGCCAGATAAAATtccattttaaatgtaaatgcATGCGTAAAACTTACAATAAATAACACTAAAAGATTTACCCCTGTTTGTTACTAATTTCATGAATTTCCATAGAAGTATTCGAATCCACAAAGAACAACAgttataaattgaaaattttggaaaGGAAAGAATTGGGTTCTGAGCGGTGCCATTGGCAAGGGCTGTACAGTCCCAATACCTTGTTGGCACGACCCAGTAGAGTCGACAAGGTCCGTAAAAGGGGGTATTTGAATGCTTAATAGCTTTATGAGGCGAAGGAAAAGGACGTACCGATCAAGTTATCCCTCAAAGTCCCGTTAGGAATGTATTCATACACCAGCATCTGCTCCCCTTGATCGAAGCAAAAGCCAACAAGGCCTACTAGGTTCTTGTGATGAACCCTCGACAGCAACTCTATCTCAGTTTTGAACTCTAATGCGCCTTGCATCGATCCTTGCTGTGCTCTTTTTATCGCGACTATTTGCCCGTTCGTAAGTACTCCTTTATAGACCTACAAAAGGTAGTTGTAAATTGCACAAAATGTGAGCAACTAGAGTAAGTTTTCTTTCGCGTAAGAACATAGACGAAAATTTTGGTTATAGCTACATTGCCATAGCCTCCGGCTCCTATTTCATTGTTTCCGGAGAAATTGTTGGTGCACTTCTTCATTTCGTCGAATGAGAACCATCTTGCTCCTTTCAGCTGTGGAGCAGATCCGTCATCTTTGCCGCCAACCCCCCAAGAAGCTGAAATTTTTCATATGTAGCCAACAAGTTATTGCACTTTCATGTTCCTTATCTGCAAAATTATATTCAGAATTCTACATCCAAATTGTTGAGAATTTGGATGCACAATAGCTTCATTTATCGTAATTCGTATCATAGGTTTGGCACATTACCAAAAGGGTTGGTTGTTTTGGCCTCCCTTCGAGCTTTCCTTTGTCGCAAAGCATACAACCCCACAACAACGAGTCCGATCAAAAGAAGAGCACAAGCAACCGATATCCCAGCTATAACTCCTGTACTCATCGAGGAACTTCCTCCGCTCCCACCTAATGTATATTAACTTCATCAGTTTCTTCTAGAAGAAAACATTAGACAAACTTATTGTCCAGAAAAGACAGGCTTTACTACGCCATTTGTCATGAAACTTAGCTCGAAAACTCATGCAGGTCAGTAAACCTTAATTTCTTGCATTTCAAGCGCTTGatgctaactttttttttgcaattgggTCCACCGCTTGAGTGTCATTAATGTTTCGAATGAAACGATGACTCGCAGCTGATTCAGCtgctaaaaaactaaaattttatgaagCACTTGGCCACTATCATAGGTTGTAGCTGCAGCATCATCATTTCACTAAACCAAATCGGCCTGACTTATGGGCTAGCTTTGATCTTAAAAAATTGGGAGCGCAGTGCATCAATTGCAAAAAGTTAAATGCGACCAAAGCGAAATTTTAGTGCAATTTTGATTTTGGCATAATCATATTTACTTGAAAAGGAGGGAATAAGTAGTACCTGTGGAGAAATATGGATATCCAAGGAAGTAATAGGGTCCAAAAATAGGTGGGGCCTTCCAAATTTGGTTAGTTAGATCGGACCCGATTCTTATGATTTCCGACCGGTTAAAGGACGTTCCGGTAGAGGAAAAGAACTCCACTTGAATATAGAGATAGCCATCACTACTGAAGTGGAGATCTGAAAGGTAAACCGCGTTGGGAGCGAGCTCGAGCTTAGTCCAAAGGCTCGACTCTAGTGACTGGAACAGTGTGCTATTTGTTAGGTCGGCGAATAAGGGTGCTCTAAATACCAGCGATCCTTGGTACGGATAGGCACAAGAGCAACTCTGAGGACTTAGACTCTGATCAACAGGGCAAGCACTGCTGTTACCGCACTTGGCTAGACTGGTAGTGTATGGAGTTACTACCTTTTGCTTCAGCTGGCAGAATAAGCCATTTGCGTATTGAGAGTCTAAGCACACAGGGTTCCCTACAAGTCtgcagaagaaaagaaaaattaaaaaagggaaaaaaaaaaagaagaagaatcatgTCGCTTGTAGTATAAACTACGATATGTTCAAAACTTACATTAGGGTGTTGCTATAGGATGAAGCGATATCGATTTGCGTAATAGCATTGTCTTGGAAATCTACAGTCTGTAGGTCTGGGCCGAGGTTGCTGCTCATGTTGAGCGTGCCGTTAAATGTATTGGTAGCCAACACACTGCCAGGAATTGCAAAAAAGGATGGAATGATCATTAGATTTATTACGGCCGATGCCTATTCTTGAATTCCGAGATATTTTACATTGTTCTTGTAAACTTACACTTGCTGCAGTTGAGGCAATGCGAATAACGACGTAGGGATTTTCCCAGTAAGCCCTCCCCTCTGCCAAAATCTGATTTTTGACAAGTGGTATGGTTTTAGGTTAGAAATTATATTGCTAACCGAAGTAAATTTACTAAACAATTATTTTCTCGGAGAACTTACAGAGCATTGAGAGATGTCAATGTCGAGAACCAAGGCGGAGCAGGTGAAGAATCGAAGGTATTGTTGCTCAAATCCCTGTAATATGAAAAGAAAGGCATTGCCATTTATCACTCATGCATAGTAAGCGACTATTTTTGCCTAAAGCAAAAGCTTTCAAGAATCAGGAGTTCGGCTAACAAGAATTTCGGAGCTTTTCTGCCTAAAAGCAAAAGCACTAGTTTGAAACTTTCAGCTGTTCAGGAGACTCTAAAGAGTTTTGGTGCTTTGAGTCATACTTAAATGGCACTTGGCCACAAGCTTGCATGTGCGAGACCCGAAGTCGAGACTTGGTCAAAGTTGATTTGACTTTATGCGAACTCGAAAACTCATCCTGATTTCGATGAGCTTGACGAATCTTGACCAAGTCGAACCAAGGTTGCCAATATTGCAACTGTAAGCAGCATTCTCAGCAAAAACTATAAGCAAATTAAAACTACTACTTACACGTAGTTGAGGTTGGTTAATGCACTGAGATCTGGGACTGTTCCCTGAAGTTCATTTCCTGCTAAGTGCCTGCAAAAATAGTGCAGTAAAGTGTTATTTAGTACAAACGGAAATTGTCTTCTTTTACTGCCTTCATTATGTTTGATCTCAGATTACTTACAGCTCGTTAAGAGTAGTTAGGTTGGTGATTGATGCAGGAATGTTACCGCTGAATTGGTTTTTATCAAGCCGGCTGTTTCAAGAAGCAACTAGTCATCAATATATCATTCAAACAACACATAGTTGGCTAGGAATCAAAAgagtaaatgtataaataaattgaaaaggtTGAACAAATAGATTCGGTTCAATGGTGTTCATATGGCACTCACAGAATCTGGAGTTTTTGCAGAAGTCCTACTGATGTTGGGATTGGCCCGGTAAATTTATTTCCATCAAATAATCTgcccaaaaaataataacaaaataactGTCATTTTATCTAAATAGACATAAAAATCGacaaaacggaaaaaaaaagagaaaaattattagCTTACAGGTGTATAAGGATCATCTTAGAGTTGAAAAGCTTTTCTTGGAGCTGTCCCGACAGCTGGTTCTTATTGAAATGGCTGTTGATAACagtagaaagagagaaagacagAAAAGAGAGGATTATTTGTATTCAAGTAAATTGTAATACCTAAATACTTCGATTACATGTTTGGCCTCAGGGATCGAAATTTCATTTTTGTATGTGACTTTCTACTTCTAGGACCAAACTGCTCATTTACTCTAGGTACGAAATGTACCATTCATGATGGTCGACACACAGTTTTGAAGCGATACATAAGTTTAATGATTGATGCGCGGTTTCAAGTGTGAATTATCCAAAACTGTGCATACATCATGCAAAATTGTGCATCATATGTTAAATTCGAAGAGCATAAAAGAAATCCCGTTCTTCGCAACTTCGGAAAAACAAATGGATTTAATGGTCTTAGAGAATTAGTGAAGAAATTGGATTAAGGTCAACATACAAATGCTGTGTATTGACAAGTAGGTCCAAGCCAGGAGTTGAGTTCGATGAAACTGGCAGAGGTCCAGACAATTGATTTTCGGCCACATCGAACCAATTGAGATTTGAGAGCAGACCGAGTGTACCAGGTATTCTGCCAGTGAAGTTGTTTGAGTTTAAAGCCCTGCAAAtgtaaatttacaaaaaaaagaagaagaagaagaagagagaaaaccaTTTTAATTAGTCGACAAATAGAGCAAGAATATCTAAAGAAGTAAAATGAATGAAGATCTATGTCTATCTCTAAGCACTTCTTACAGGAAATAGAGCTGTCCTAAATTGCCCAACTCTTGTGGAATGTTGCCAGTGAAGCTACAACCAGCCAAGATTCTGAGAAAGTACAAACAATAATTCCAATCAACTCAGTAATCTGATAAAACATAGTCACATAGAAAATAACATTTTcctgatacaaaaaaaaaactttccgcATGAGTCGCATGAATCGAAACTGCACTTTCGAGGGGTGTACATTAATATTCAGATTTGTAGGTGTACtttttgcaatatatatatatatatatgtaaaaaccTCTTCTAATATGATTCGGGAAAAAGGAGACGAAAATTATGTAAAGATTCCGCTGGAACTTACAGTGTGGTGAGCTGCTTCAGATTGCCGATACTTGGAGTAAGTGGGCCGCCGAGGTCGGGGTTGGAGGACAGGTCCCTGAAAGTGCTTCTGTTAGAATCCTTCACATAACCATGACTCTATTTCCTTCTCTTTTGAAGCATATCAATGCGAAAGTCCTGTTAGTTAGTTATTTCTTTCCAATTTGTATTGTTGACATTATCATTACCAACTTgaa
The sequence above is a segment of the Ananas comosus cultivar F153 unplaced genomic scaffold, ASM154086v1, whole genome shotgun sequence genome. Coding sequences within it:
- the LOC109706410 gene encoding L-ascorbate oxidase homolog is translated as MSRAAAVVLSVVAVLALVSAEDPYLYFTWEVTYGTIAPLGVPQRAVLINGQFPGPEINCTSNNNIVINVYNYLDEPFLLSWNGIQHRKNSWQDGMQGTNCPILPGQNFTYHWQPKDQIGSFFYFPSLGMHKAAGGFGSLRVHSRLLIPVPFDPPADEFTALIGDWYTKDHAVLARLLEAGRSIGRPAGILINGKSGKDAAGKDDPPLFTVEAGKIYRFRVCNVGLKTSLNFRVQGHTLKLVEMDGSHTVQNTYDSLDVHVGQCYSVLVTADQAVGDYYVVASTRFVKQVQTATAVLRYVGSTAPPSAVLPEAPSGWAWSLNQWRSFRWNLTASAARPNPQGSYHYGSINITRTIKLANSRARVDGKLRFALNGVSHVNTDTPVKLAEYFNVSDGVFKYNLISDVPPAADAAVTIAPNIITAEFRTFIEIVFENPEKSIQSYHLDGYSFFPVGMGPGKWTPESRKAYNLLDAVSRHTIQVYPRSWTAIMLTFDNAGMWNLRSEIWERHYLGQQLYVSVLSPARSLRDEYNMPDNAIRCGAVVSLPLPPSYV
- the LOC109706409 gene encoding probable leucine-rich repeat receptor-like protein kinase At5g49770; this translates as MATHRRLLLLLFFCLASVRAGLADTNSQDVAALQALMNNWQNVPPNWGQNSDPCGSQWDGIICTNGRITSLRLPSMSLKGQLPADIAQLSALNYLDLSSNPDLGGPLTPSIGNLKQLTTLILAGCSFTGNIPQELGNLGQLYFLALNSNNFTGRIPGTLGLLSNLNWFDVAENQLSGPLPVSSNSTPGLDLLVNTQHFHFNKNQLSGQLQEKLFNSKMILIHLLFDGNKFTGPIPTSVGLLQKLQILRLDKNQFSGNIPASITNLTTLNELHLAGNELQGTVPDLSALTNLNYVDLSNNTFDSSPAPPWFSTLTSLNALFWQRGGLTGKIPTSLFALPQLQQVVLATNTFNGTLNMSSNLGPDLQTVDFQDNAITQIDIASSYSNTLILVGNPVCLDSQYANGLFCQLKQKVVTPYTTSLAKCGNSSACPVDQSLSPQSCSCAYPYQGSLVFRAPLFADLTNSTLFQSLESSLWTKLELAPNAVYLSDLHFSSDGYLYIQVEFFSSTGTSFNRSEIIRIGSDLTNQIWKAPPIFGPYYFLGYPYFSTGGSGGSSSMSTGVIAGISVACALLLIGLVVVGLYALRQRKARREAKTTNPFASWGVGGKDDGSAPQLKGARWFSFDEMKKCTNNFSGNNEIGAGGYGNVYKGVLTNGQIVAIKRAQQGSMQGALEFKTEIELLSRVHHKNLVGLVGFCFDQGEQMLVYEYIPNGTLRDNLIGKGGMHLDWMKRLKIALGAARGLAYLHELADPPIIHRDIKSTNILLDENLNAKVADFGLSKLVLDSQKGHVSTQVKGTLGYLDPEYYMTKQLSEKSDVYSFGVVMLELISSRLPIEKGKYIVREVRMAIDQYDQEYYGLQDIIDPLIKISVKLVGFRRFVQLAMECVEESASNRPTMNEVVKEIEIIMQNEGVSTTSNSAQSSATEFGNARGAPRHPYEEQVPIRDEGSSAFAYSGGYSYEVNVEPK